Below is a genomic region from Bactrocera neohumeralis isolate Rockhampton unplaced genomic scaffold, APGP_CSIRO_Bneo_wtdbg2-racon-allhic-juicebox.fasta_v2 ctg1518, whole genome shotgun sequence.
gacagcggctacgctggctaggtcatgttgtccggatggacgacaaaactccagctctgaaaatattcgacgcagtacccgccggggaaagcagaggaagaggaagacctccactccgttggaaagaccaagtggagaaggacctggcttcgcttggaatatccaattggcgccacgtagcgaaaagaagaaacgactggcgcgctgttgttaactcggctataatcgcttaagcggtttctacgccaattaataaGAAAGAGAAAGATCAATTAACTTCCTTGGTTCTGCGCTAAAATTTATAACTGGTACACCAGATCATAACGATCTTATAGAAATCAAAACATCAATTAATATgctaatagaaaataataataaacaaaaaagcattAATTCGCAGTTTGAGAGAATACTTGAAACACTCGATCCTAAAGCAATAAATGAGAATTTAATTATAGCagaaatttataatgaattgcaaataattacaaacactattaattttgcaaaaaataacaatttttactttggcACACTTAATTTAAATGATGTGCATGAATTAATAAAGGAGGAGTTGGATCTTCCCCTTATTAATATATTGGAATATTCTGACATCCATACTCGAAACTAAATTCAGGCTATATAATGCATACCCTTTAGCACATAAGCATGGTAAAATAGTTTTGGATCCTAAGATagcaaaatgtaataattatcaaagaatttcaaaatgtaaGAATTATTTCAGTAGTTTTATTTGTAAATCAGAACCCTCTGATAATTctactacaaaaattttaaacgataAATCAGCACAATGCGAAACAATTCATGAAAATAACGTtccaattcaaattttaaaaaacggTCACATCTTGACAGATTATGAGCATTCTTGGAATAATATGCCTATCCAGGCACAATTcggatttctttggcgccgcgatttgaaggtaccgttggaaagaggaagtccttctgattgaaaaatatagagggttataggtaccgcaaacgcttataCCCTAAAcgcgagatattcgaccttaaagttcaaaaattcgcaaaattcgaacatttcaagaagctatttcaccaccttaaacccactttattcacatttttctcttcaaattaattaaattacactataaccttttaaataaatccacattttacacttttagcaggttttttatttaaaaaatctttattttaaaaaatactttttacacTCActtgaacctcatttgtttaccaaaaattacgaagaaatggagcgctgccatgtgatgacaaggcaattcgctgaaattcctctttttcgcaaaaattcctctattcatgcatatggatattttcttttttaaatttattaagcaaataagtaatattatatacatgtattagtgatattatataaagatactagctgacccggcaacccgttgtcctgcctgaaattatgtgttttgaaatgaaaagaaagtttaaattatattgtatcAACCATACCCGGAGAAATTGGATTTAATATTCCACATGGACCATGTATCATATGTTTTGTAATAACCTCATGTAACAGTGGGTCTTCATTATTATCGGGAATTTCTGCAGATTTCACATTATCAATTTCATTCGGTCTTATCCTCTCAACCAACCAAATGAGGATATGTGCATGTGTCAATCTGCGTTTTTACCACTCACTTGAGTACATCCAATAGCGCGTCTCGCTGAACACGCGATGCTTAACAATAAAATCCATGAgtgattttaatttcattttgaacaccCTTGCAGTGATATCGTGGCGATCAATAGATGATTGGCTAGTAAATAATTCTTGTTGAATTTCTGTCCACTTTGGATTGCATGTGAATGTGATAAATAAATCTGGTGTGCCATAATGTCGTACATAGGACATAGCATCTTGagcatattcatgcatatgtCGCGGGCTTCCGACTTATGTTGCTGGGAGAATAGTTGTTCTGCCAACATTCTGTGCATTTCCATCAGCATAAATGGCGTCCCGAAGATGAATATATTCCTCGGAACGGAGTTCTGCCTGGTTCAACCTGATAAATGTCAATCGTTCAGTTTtaattttcacatacatatccaCAGCATATTGGTGAAATAGACGCCGACACTTTAAGATGTGATTGTCCTCATTTCCCGAACCATCAGTCTGTATGAATAATAATTCATTGAACTAACTTTTTTGTTCGTTTCAGCacctataaacaattttttgttgttattaatttaataatataaattttaagttagtaaacatatattttaatgtggtaaacatatattgttaattaatttacctGTAACTGGACTTATCATCTTACTTGAAAAATGATAGCCGTCTTCACCTTGCCAAAATAGGATAGGATATTGGAAGGCATCATATGATCGATATGTTTCAGACACACGCTGAAGTTGGTCGTTCCGTCGAAGTAAAACAATGTCtcggttttctaaattttctccCACGACGACAATAGACACTTCATCAATTGTTGGCGCATTATAACGTCCAGCATGTTGTCCTTCAGGCGCCTTATCGGCTCTGATGACAATTTTATGATTATCTGATGGCATGCGGTCTAATGCAGTTGTGAATAATGCAACTAATTCATTGTGTTGatggaaaaatgtttgaagttgTTCCACAATGGATGTTTTCACCGAGTTGTTGTGTGCGCAACGCTGATCGACTTCTCTTGCTAAATCgcccataaaatatatttgcaaaaatgtatAGTGTTCATAAGGCATTGGCAATAAGGAACCTGTTCGATGATATATTTGACCCTGAATctgcaagaatataaatatgtatttacataggTAATTGTATAGCAAATTGTTTGTACCACCACTAAATCTCAACATTGAACAGTAGCCTTCCATGGCAGTTTTAGGTAGTAGGCTTTACCAAATATTGAAACACTTTGTAAACACATCTACTCAACACTGGCTCAACATATTTTGCACCAGCTATATGGttgtaaaactaaataaagttgtttgccattatacttatataccttgaaagtag
It encodes:
- the LOC126766519 gene encoding uncharacterized protein LOC126766519 encodes the protein MKILSNGEGCDEENIKEWLNRDNEDPGFQILTDEETIEDLNNNKREDEEETETGDIQGQIYHRTGSLLPMPYEHYTFLQIYFMGDLAREVDQRCAHNNSVKTSIVEQLQTFFHQHNELVALFTTALDRMPSDNHKIVIRADKAPEGQHAGRYNAPTIDEVSIVVVGENLENRDIVLLRRNDQLQRVSETYRSYDAFQYPILFWQGEDGYHFSSKMISPVTGAETNKKVSSMNYYSYRLMVREMRTITS